One genomic region from Quercus robur chromosome 4, dhQueRobu3.1, whole genome shotgun sequence encodes:
- the LOC126723061 gene encoding GATA transcription factor 2, producing MDVYGGGVSSTADSNFPIDDLLDFSNDQLFSSSSFSSTDSDVTPTQNYLPTPHSHSHSHSHAHAQPIVNNGLNYQHHHHISTDFTNDLCAVPSDDVAELEWLSQFVDDSFTDFPTNEVAGAMAFRSEASPETGKMKQKSGERGSPAEGEVRRCTHCASEKTPQWRTGPLGPKTLCNACGVRFKSGRLVPEYRPAASPTFVLTQHSNSHRKVMELRRQKELTSEQQQEQMYHHHHRQVC from the exons atggatgtgTACGGAGGAGGAGTGTCTAGTACAGCTGATTCGAACTTCCCAATAGATGACCTCTTAGACTTTTCCAACGACCAActcttctcttcctcttctttctcctcCACCGACTCTGATGTTACCCCCACCCAAAATTACCTTCCTAcccctcactctcactctcactctcactcccACGCTCACGCTCAGCCCATTGTTAATAACGGCCTTAActaccaacaccaccaccacatcTCCACCGACTTCACCAACGACCTCTGTGCCGTCCCC AGCGATGACGTGGCGGAGCTGGAGTGGCTTTCGCAATTCGTTGACGACTCGTTCACCGACTTTCCGACGAACGAGGTCGCCGGAGCAATGGCATTCCGATCCGAGGCTTCGCCGGAGACCGGCAAAATGAAGCAGAAGAGCGGAGAGCGTGGTTCTCCGGCGGAGGGAGAGGTGAGGAGGTGCACGCACTGCGCGTCGGAGAAGACGCCGCAGTGGCGGACGGGTCCGCTGGGCCCGAAGACGCTGTGCAACGCGTGCGGCGTGCGGTTCAAGTCGGGTCGGCTCGTGCCCGAGTACCGACCCGCGGCGAGCCCGACTTTCGTGCTGACTCAGCACTCGAACTCGCACCGGAAGGTCATGGAGCTTCGTCGCCAGAAGGAGCTAACGAGCGAACAACAGCAAGAGCAAATGTATCATCACCACCACCGTCAGGTATGCTGA